A single region of the Lycium barbarum isolate Lr01 chromosome 2, ASM1917538v2, whole genome shotgun sequence genome encodes:
- the LOC132625967 gene encoding uncharacterized protein LOC132625967: MAKVAAAGPVHQSNTLKFGGGGGSKITTATTLKRKTPSELRGEQLKRKSTVELVDESAGPIGGSMSGVFPGPKRCDALKNPRYVDTRVDELFPVKKSSIRLKLIPKKENVNENIPPANSGSIKSCSVSSAFPAENQQRSKCPKFSLASTVTGKDPGTETCTTSERCSENTFRSVTELSLGSEDVHGLSTVDMDKALRGLATHEHLGASAKIAESSETDGCIRSKNFCSELHVPCKMTPLDLTMKSNIRVVSSSSINWFHRLINCGTSNVMPRFTSSVKCFTNQKKACLSEVTSVSQATNPMSLHSWMYPQSPLPPSVISALTLSASAGGQLDFLSERQLAWQDSFRSLYYMLRRNVCSIFYVCTAQFVIMFTSSYSEEKRCVCNAYISQSTRGLRSLLKEHDVSYSMPLCHSKLEELSTEELVELSEIEKQNLGQTRRRSAMSDVDNRPDSLLAFTGNKNVHSLYDFLLNYRYFLTSLSGVDVPVLYSPIPFENAALSAPEVRCKEVRRIDQVAFQGIESNVPSEPNQQPSSGMCYSVEIKGRYLAPWVTSAICDAFSSNSTSFEASFITEPASVNLNASLGITGKYSDPEVSATETLDKGSLCFGIQNTKFCSQINSGFLKGLKYNGGSYTGFLSPI, encoded by the exons ATGGCGAAGGTTGCTGCTGCGGGTCCGGTACATCAATCGAATACACTTAAATTTGGTGGGGGTGGTGGTTCTAAGATCACCACCGCCACCACATTGAAACGAAAAACTCCTTCGGAGTTGCGC GGAGAACAATTGAAGAGAAAGAGTACTGTGGAACTTGTGGATGAATCAGCTGGCCCAATTGGTGGCTCAATGAG TGGTGTGTTCCCAGGGCCCAAGAGGTGTGATGCATTGAAGAACCCAAGATATGTTGACACACGTGTGGACGAGCTATTTCCTGTCAAAAAAAGCAGCATCAGGCTAAAGTTGATTCCGAAAAAAGAAAATGTCAAT GAAAATATTCCACCAGCGAATAGTGGTAGTATTAAAAGTTGTTCTGTTTCTTCAGCATTCCCTGCTGAGAATCAACAGCGATCGAAATG CCCAAAATTCTCTCTTGCTTCAACTGTAACTGGAAAAGATCCTGGAACCGAGACTTGTACCACAAGCGAAAGGTGCAGTGAGAATACTTTCCGCAGTGTCACTGAGCTGTCACTGGGTAGTGAAGATGTACATGGCTTGTCTACTGTTGATATG GACAAAGCCTTAAGAGGACTGGCTACTCATGAGCATCTAGGTGCTTCTGCTAAAATTGCTGAATCCTCTGAAACTGATGGTTGTATTAGGTCAAAAAATTTCTGCTCAGAACTCCATGTCCCATGCAAGATGACCCCACTGGATTTGACGATGAAAAGTAATATACGAGTCGTGTCCTCATCTTCCATCAATTG GTTTCATAGGTTGATCAATTGTGGCACCAGCAATGTGATGCCGAGGTTCACATCCTCAGTTAAATGTTTCACGAATCAAAAGAAGGCCTGTTTATCTGAAGTGACTTCTGTTTCCCAAGCGACTAATCCAATGTCATTGCATTCCTGGATGTATCCCCAGTCTCCTCTACCGCCTTCAGTTATATCAGCTTTAACCTTGTCTGCTTCAGCGGGAG GGCAACTGGACTTTTTAAGTGAAAGGCAGCTAGCATGGCAGGATTCGTTTCGAAGTTTATATTACATGCTTCGGAGGAATGTTTGCAGCATCTTCTACG TTTGCACTGCTCAGTTTGTGATCATGTTCACCAGCTCTTATTCGGAGGAAAAAAGATGTGTTTGCAACGCATATATATCCCAGTCAACCCGGGGTTTGAGGTCATTACTCAAAGAACAT GATGTTTCTTATTCTATGCCGCTTTGTCACTCAAAGCTGGAGGAGCTTAGTACAGAAGAACTGGTTGAGCTTTCAGAGATTGAGAAACAAAATCTGGGCCAG ACTAGGCGGCGGAGTGCAATGTCCGATGTGGATAATAGGCCGGATTCCCTACTGGCATTCACTGGAAATAAGAATGTTCATTCTTTATATGATTTTCTATTGAACTATCG atATTTCTTAACTTCTCTAAGTGGTGTGGATGTCCCTGTGTTGTATTCACCTATCCCATTTGAGAATGCTGCGCTCTCTGCACCCGAG GTCAGATGCAAGGAGGTCAGGAGAATTGATCAGGTAGCTTTTCAAGGAATTGAGTCAAATGTGCCTTCTGAGCCTAATCAACAACCATCTTCTGGGATGTGCTATAGTGTTGAAATTAAGGGTCGATACCTTGCCCCATGGGTAACCTCTGCTATATGTGATGCTTTCAGCTCTAACAGCACAAGTTTTGAGGCTAG TTTTATCACAGAGCCAGCTTCAGTTAACTTGAATGCTAGTCTCGGCATTACTGGGAAATATTCTGATCCTGAAGTTTCAGCAACCGAAACCTTGGATAAGGGTAGCCTTTGTTTTggtatccagaataccaaatttTGTTCCCAGATAAATTCTGGTTTTCTAAAGGGGTTGAAGTACAATGGTGGTTCTTACACTGGTTTTCTTTCACCTATTTGA